The Balearica regulorum gibbericeps isolate bBalReg1 chromosome 5, bBalReg1.pri, whole genome shotgun sequence genome window below encodes:
- the LOC104635376 gene encoding retinol dehydrogenase 12 codes for MERAAAMLTCWGAALGAAVSVPVLLLVAAPYIRRYVAGGQCKSTARLEGKVVIITGANTGIGKETARDLARRGARVIVACRDITKAEAAASEIRAETGNQQVIAKKLDLADTKSIREFAEKFLAEEKELHVLINNAGVMLCPYSKTADGFEMHLGVNHLGHFLLTFLLLECLKQSAPARIVNVSSLAHHGGRIRFHDLHGEKSYNRGLAYCHSKLANVLFTRELARRLQGTKVTANALHPGSVHSELVRHSFVMTWLWKIFSFFLKTPQEGAQTSVYCAVAEELDSVTGQYFSDCQPAYISPWGRDDETAKKLWSVSCELLGIQWD; via the exons ATGGAGCGGGCGGCGGCGATGCTCACCTGCTGGGGAGCCGCTCTGGGGGCTGCCGTCTCCGTCCCCGTTCTCCTTCTCGTGGCAGCGCCCTACATCAG GAGGTATGTCGCTGGAGGACAGTGCAAGTCAACAGCTaggctggaggggaaggtggTGATAATCACAGGAGCCAACACAGGCATTGGGAAGGAGACCGCCAGAGACCTCGCACGAAGAG GTGCGAGGGTGATTGTCGCGTGCAGAGACATAACgaaggcagaggctgcagccagTGAAATCCGAGCTGAGACTGGGAACCAGCAAGTCATTGCGAAAAAACTGGACTTGGCTGATACAAAGTCCATCCGGGAGTTTGCTGAGAAATTTCTAGCAG AGGAGAAGGAACTTCATGTTCTCATTAATAATGCTGGGGTAATGTTATGCCCTTACTCCAAGACTGCTGATGGCTTTGAGATGCACCTGGGAGTCAATCATCTTG GTCATTTTCTGTTGACCTTCCTATTGCTGGAGTGTCTGAAGCAGTCTGCCCCAGCCCGCATAGTGAACGTGTCCTCACTGGCTCATCACGGAGGCCGAATCCGCTTCCACGATCTCCATGGTGAGAAGAGCTACAATCGGGGCCTCGCCTACTGCCACAGCAAATTGGCTAATGTGCTCTTCACCCGGGAGCTGGCAAGGCGGCTGCAAG GCACTAAAGTCACAGCAAACGCTCTCCATCCTGGTTCTGTCCATTCTGAACTGGTCCGGCACTCGTTTGTAATGACGTGGCTGTGGAAGATATTCTCATTCTTCTTGAAGACACCTCAGGAAGGAGCTCAGACCAGTGTCTACTGTGCAGTAGCAGAAGAGCTAGACTCTGTGACAGGACAGTATTTCAG TGATTGCCAGCCAGCATACATATCTCCATGGGGTCGGGATGATGAGACAGCAAAGAAGCTCTGGAGCGTGAGCTGTGAGCTCCTTGGCATCCAGTGGGACTGA